The genome window AACTTGACATGTCGGCTTTTTGTTCAAGAAGGTAATACCGTGTTTTTTTACCTCATGAAATTTAGAAAAGTTTAGAAAAGTGTCAGTGAAGTGTAGCGACAAACGCTAAGCTATCTACAGCATATCTAACATGTCTTTgctaaaatgtgttaatttaCCCTGTGTATGGATACTTTTCAGACATCCTGTATCTAATTAACATTTCCAGTTGGAATgagtaaaaaaattataattttacaCCATGACTACAGATTAAAGTAGAAGATTTTTGTTATAGTGTATGGTTTATGTGCCTGAGCTAAAACTAAAGACAGAACTAAAGAGATCAGCACATCAGCACAATGACAGATAAAACTCTCTGATCATAGTAAATAGATCATTTACTTATTCAATAAGCAAAGAGATTCTAGACAGCActttttctacaaaaaaaaaatagaaaaaatgtcAAGAGTGAACAGGCAGTGAGCTACACAGATAGTTAAAGTTAGTTAGCAACACAGGTAAAGTATGAAGCCTATTAGTCGTTATTTGAAAAGACAGAGTGTGACAGAAATTTAGGAAGTTTGAATTGATGTGAACTGAAGCCCCCAGCAGTGATCAGCTCATCCTCCATTTCCAGTACGAAATATAATTTTAACCCACAGTGAGTGAGGACATTCACATGTACTACAAGTACTGCAAAGGGCAGAAGCAAGCGGGAAATGTGGGCTTTGGGCTTTGTTACGGGCAACCATCACCTTAAACGAGATACCGTATAGAAACAGTGAATCACGCCTATTTATAAGCCTGTCGTGGTCACACtacgtctcgttcccttttcAGGGACATTTTGTGAGAACAGCAAACGTTTAACCATTCCAGATACAGAAACACTCAAACTCTGGTTATGAGATTTATGTATGTCTAATCATTAACATATAAATGAGACTTTGAGACAATGATTTCTTTCTTAGGATCGGTGCTTCTCCTGTTAACATCAGGCAACCAGTGATGAGAGTCTCCAGGGACGTTCGGAGGAATGTTAGGGTAAATATATGACAAATCTATCTAAATTTGCACATTGTATTTTTCCCTAAAGTAATATGGAAATGTAAACAATGCATATGTAATATAACTGGGGGTTTGACGATGATGTCATCATTCCTCTCACCAAGGTGTTTTTCAAGAGCAGTGAATCTGACTTGCCAAAACTGACAACTATGACTCCTGTACCTGACTCTGGTGTTACAAAGCCGAAGAAGAAATCGTGGCTGTCTCGCTTAGGCATGTCAAAGATTTTCCGAAAGGTAAactgctttattatttttacacattttaaacttttttcaTTGGGTTCTATAGTAATATGGTGGATGagggaaaaacaaaatgcattctGTAATTTGCATCTTCTGCTCATGTTCAGAAAATCTAATGCACTGTGACCTGCTTGAgctttttgtaataatttattCTCTACGAACAGAAATCGAAGGCAGGAACTGAGGCAGATGATTCAGATGAATCTGAAAGTAAGGCCTCATACGTTCCGTAATCATTGAATAAAGATCAAAATTCCCCTTAAACTGGATACTTTCTAATAGTTTCCTTGTTTTTAGGTCTGTCCGGGAAATCACAGCGCGGGAGAGAAGTGTACCGTATACCATCACGGAGGCCTCTTCTCTTCAAAAAAATGCATCTCCGCTTTCCTCGGAGAAAAACAACCCGTTCCAGGTTAGCTACAGTTCcatcctttgctgttataataacctccactcctctgggaagactttccaatagattttacagcattttatgGCTGTGTGGGAATTTGTGTTCACAAAAATAGCTTAATGAACACAAATCGCTATTAAAACCCTTCAAGAGTTTAAACGTGCTCGTGTATGAGCCTGCTAAATAAAACATCTTCTGTAAGATGAACATTTTACAAGATTGCgattgtttttcttcacatttgTGAGAACAGTGAAGTAAGGCCGTCCCAGATATAAGCACACTCTCAACCGCTCAAAACACCAGTTATGAGATTTATGTATTTCTAATCATTATACATTTGACTTTGAGCTGATGTTTTATCTCTTAGGAACAGTGTCTCTCTTTGCAACATCAACCAAGAAACAAGGAGTGTCTTCGGTTCAGCTCAGATTAATAATATggtaaataaatgacaaatctATCTATATTTGTATATCAAATTTGTCTCTACAGTCATTttgtatgtaaataataataataataataataataataataataatagtaaataaacatgACCAGGTCACTGGGGAAACTTGAATACACGGTATGTTTGTCTGCAGGTTGAAAGGGACATGGCTTCTGCTTCAGTGACACCACAATGGAGTGAAGCTGCAGACGTGATTTCAACTTTGTCACGTGCAAACCAGGAAGATGAGACAGGAACGACCACATACATCATTAACCTTCCTATAATCTCTCCTTTCGCTGTGCACCACTGTGCTCATGCCATTGTACTACGAGCACAGCGGGCATGCGGCTCGAATCCTGCCGGAACACTGATGTTAGCGGCTAAGAGCAAACAAGTGGGGCAACTGGCAGAATCCGTGCTTCATATTTTATCCAAGATGCCCGGACTTTGTCTAGCTGATGGTGAGAACATCCCGAAGCAGCTCCACCGTGTAGTCATAGAAAGGATGTATGAAGAGCTGCTGTCAAATATGGGGACGCCATTTGACCTCATGAAGGCCTTTAATGCTGGAGCTGAGCGGGTACATCACGCCTTCGCTCAGTCCTTTCTGAAGGCAATGGAAgatgaggatttggagtcgtgCCTGTTTTGTCCACCAGGCACAGACAGTCTCTGTGATGAGAATGAAAGTGACAGGACTGATGAAGATTCTGTTGAGAAGAGCACAAGCATGGCCATATTACTGCTACTGAAACTTCTGGCTAACGGTCCTCCACACACGCTTCCTCCTGATGTCTCCCCTCAGAAACTGATGAACAAAGTTCTAACTTCATGCACTGAGGCTCTGAGTGGATCTGTTGGAGAACAGATTGAAAAACTCTATCAGAAGATTTTTGTTGATCTTTGTGGACAAGTTAGTGTCGGGAGATTGTTCCACATGGCGTATGCTTCTGAGGACTGGGGGTTTGACGATGATGTCATCGCTCCTCTGACGCCTTTGACTCCTGAGACTGATGCTGGGGTTACAAAGTTGAAGAAGAAAACACTGCCGTCTCACTTCAGAGCGCCAAAGAGTTTCACAAAGGTAAACTGTTTTATCCTTTTTACCCGTTCATTTTTCATTGTGTTCTATAATACCATAGAAATAAACATTCTGAGATGGTGGATGAAGAAAAAATGTATCCACCAGGTCATTGGGGTAACTtgactatacagtatatttgtctGCAGGTTAAACGTGACATGGATTCTGCTTCAGTGACACCACAATGGAGTGAAGCTACAGACACGATTTCAACTTGGTCAAGTGCAAGCCAGGAAGATGAGCCAGGAAGGATCACGTACATCATTTACCTCAATCTTCCTATAATCTCTCCTTTCGCTGTGCACCACTGTGCTCATGCCATTGTACTACGAGCACAGCGGGCATGCAGCTCGAATCCTGCAGGAACACTGATGTTAGCGGCTAAGAGTAAACAAGTGGGGCAACTGGCAGAATCCGTGCTTAAAGTTTTATCCAGGATGCCAGAACTTTGTGTGGCGGACGGTGAGCACATCCCCAAAAAGCTCCACCCTGTAGTCATAGACAGGATCTATGAAGAGCTGCTGTCAAAAACAGGAACTCCGTTTGACCTCATGAAGGCCTTTAATGCTGGAGCTGAGTGGATACATCATGCCTTCGCTCAGTCCTTTCTGAAGGCAATGGAAGATGAGGATTTGGAGTTATGTTTGCTTTATCCGTCAAACTCGGACAGCCTCCATGACGACAGGACTGATGCAGTATCTGCTGAGAACAGCACAAGCATGGCCATATTACTGCTACTGAAACTGCTAGCTAATGGTCCTCCACACACGCTTCCTCCTGATGTCTCCCCTCAGGAACTGATGAACAAACTTCTAACTTTGTGCACTGCGGCTCTGAGTAGATCTGTTGGAAAACATATTGAAGACCTCTATCAGAAGGTTTTTGTTGATCTTTGTGGACAAGTTAATGTA of Ictalurus punctatus breed USDA103 chromosome 29, Coco_2.0, whole genome shotgun sequence contains these proteins:
- the LOC108260542 gene encoding uncharacterized protein LOC108260542 isoform X2: MSAFCSRRIGASPVNIRQPVMRVSRDVRRNVFFKSSESDLPKLTTMTPVPDSGVTKPKKKSWLSRLGMSKIFRKKSKAGTEADDSDESESLSGKSQRGREVYRIPSRRPLLFKKMHLRFPRRKTTRSRNSVSLCNINQETRSVFGSAQINNMVERDMASASVTPQWSEAADVISTLSRANQEDETGTTTYIINLPIISPFAVHHCAHAIVLRAQRACGSNPAGTLMLAAKSKQVGQLAESVLHILSKMPGLCLADGENIPKQLHRVVIERMYEELLSNMGTPFDLMKAFNAGAERVHHAFAQSFLKAMEDEDLESCLFCPPGTDSLCDENESDRTDEDSVEKSTSMAILLLLKLLANGPPHTLPPDVSPQKLMNKVLTSCTEALSGSVGEQIEKLYQKIFVDLCGQVSVGRLFHMAYASEDWGFDDDVIAPLTPLTPETDAGVTKLKKKTLPSHFRAPKSFTKVKRDMDSASVTPQWSEATDTISTWSSASQEDEPGRITYIIYLNLPIISPFAVHHCAHAIVLRAQRACSSNPAGTLMLAAKSKQVGQLAESVLKVLSRMPELCVADGEHIPKKLHPVVIDRIYEELLSKTGTPFDLMKAFNAGAEWIHHAFAQSFLKAMEDEDLELCLLYPSNSDSLHDDRTDAVSAENSTSMAILLLLKLLANGPPHTLPPDVSPQELMNKLLTLCTAALSRSVGKHIEDLYQKVFVDLCGQVNVEKLFHMADTSEDWGFDDDVITSPTSLSITPLTPN
- the LOC108260542 gene encoding uncharacterized protein LOC108260542 isoform X1; protein product: MSAFCSRRIGASPVNIRQPVMRVSRDVRRNVRVFFKSSESDLPKLTTMTPVPDSGVTKPKKKSWLSRLGMSKIFRKKSKAGTEADDSDESESLSGKSQRGREVYRIPSRRPLLFKKMHLRFPRRKTTRSRNSVSLCNINQETRSVFGSAQINNMVERDMASASVTPQWSEAADVISTLSRANQEDETGTTTYIINLPIISPFAVHHCAHAIVLRAQRACGSNPAGTLMLAAKSKQVGQLAESVLHILSKMPGLCLADGENIPKQLHRVVIERMYEELLSNMGTPFDLMKAFNAGAERVHHAFAQSFLKAMEDEDLESCLFCPPGTDSLCDENESDRTDEDSVEKSTSMAILLLLKLLANGPPHTLPPDVSPQKLMNKVLTSCTEALSGSVGEQIEKLYQKIFVDLCGQVSVGRLFHMAYASEDWGFDDDVIAPLTPLTPETDAGVTKLKKKTLPSHFRAPKSFTKVKRDMDSASVTPQWSEATDTISTWSSASQEDEPGRITYIIYLNLPIISPFAVHHCAHAIVLRAQRACSSNPAGTLMLAAKSKQVGQLAESVLKVLSRMPELCVADGEHIPKKLHPVVIDRIYEELLSKTGTPFDLMKAFNAGAEWIHHAFAQSFLKAMEDEDLELCLLYPSNSDSLHDDRTDAVSAENSTSMAILLLLKLLANGPPHTLPPDVSPQELMNKLLTLCTAALSRSVGKHIEDLYQKVFVDLCGQVNVEKLFHMADTSEDWGFDDDVITSPTSLSITPLTPN